Sequence from the Salvelinus alpinus chromosome 35, SLU_Salpinus.1, whole genome shotgun sequence genome:
AAAAGttgaaaacaaaacaataaaacataGCTTAGGTGTGATGGCAACACTGGTCACACCCTGTGCATTTTAAAACAATGAATGCAGGCGTGTCTGTCAGTAGGTATACAAGAGAAGAGTTGCCTAATGTGGATGTTCTGTTTGTCTCTAGCGGTGATGGACAGCTGGCAGATGAAGTGGTGAGAACATGTATGtgacaacaacacaatgtaatCTTTTCTTCAGACTTCtagttctttcttttttttcactTTGAATACATCATCTCTATTTCCATCCAAAGGTTACAGTAGAAACCAAACATTTGTCATTTCACACATGGGTGTGTCAGGTGTCTTTCAATGCAGTCCAAACCAAGCTGTCACTTTTGTCACAGCATCAAAGGCATGAACTGCTCAAGTAACCATCCTCAAATACTTACATACAGAAGGGTATAGAACCTTTGAGATGTATTAGCTCACAGTACACCATGATTATGAAATGATCAGGCAGgtttcagagacagagacatggttgaGTCAGAGCCAGACACTCCCATCTCCCCAAACCTGTCTCCCAGGTAGAGACTAGTCAATGGGCCGCGGGACAAAAATTAATGTAGTATGCTACTATGCTAGATACACAGCTAAGAGGAATCCTAAGGCTAAACCGATTATGGTGATGTGTTCAGAACATTACAATATGGTACTATATAAAGAGGGTGAGAGAATAACAGGATGATACCGGATAAATAAAGCGGTAGATAGAAGTCAGATAGAGAAACAAGCACACAAAGGCACGGCAATGACGAGTTTAGGACTCTTGCATTGGAAACTTGGCCCATAGTGATTTCAAATGCAAATAGAGGAGTTAGGTATTCCTGGTATGCAAAAAGGCCATGGCTGGCAACAGTcagagtactgtgtgtgtgtacagtatgtgtttgtacagtgtgtgcgtgcatgtgtattgCCTTGGCTAGGGGATGCTGGAAAGGCCATGTGGAAGAGCTCAATTGTGTCAGTCCAGCATTCATAAATACTAAACCATGAATGGAACCTTCGATCAGAGCATTTTCCATAAGTTACACTTCAACTCTGCAATTTATACAGGTGTAGTCAAAGAAAGAGTTCATTCAGACATTTACAGTTGAACAATCTTTATTTAATATAAAACTAGGTCATTTTACTGTTCACATTATTCCAGGAGATTGTATTAGAAATGTCACAATGTACATGGGTATGTTTTATGATCAAGTATTTTAATGCATCTTTTACTATACAATTTCAGTATCTGTACACCCACCAAATCATAAATCATGAATTTATGTTCATATTagaaataaaatatatacattcTTACATTTTTGACAAACTTTAGTTCTGGTTACTTCTTAGATACAAAATATTGCATTTAAAACATTAAGTTGTAGCCGGGTGAAAATAAATTTCCCTCTTCCTCCCAATAGTGCTTAAAGTGAAATCCTAAAAATCGATTTGACATTCAAACCTCATGGAGTCCACACACCAGGTTTGCAGGCACCGCAATATCtggcagagagagaaataaaaaaatCAACATCTTGTTTCTATCAGTGAATTGAGAAGAGCTTACACTAACAAGTAATCAAATCGATGCGCAAAGGACAGTTTTGAAAAAAAAACAGTACGTGTAACATATTGCAATTTTGTCACGAATAGCTTTGTCATGCTCTTTCCCATGATGAGGTTTAAGTGAGGTGAAAGACCACTGATAATAACTCTATTGTAATAGAAAAGTTACATATAATCTAGATAATAATAGGCCCTATAGTAATAGAATAGTATTATATCATACACAACAACAGTTTCTATTGTAATAGAATCGCTGCAGAGGGTGGACTGTCTGAGATACCTATCTTAGCAGGCTTGGGGAGGTTCAGGTTGGTCATGATATCCACAAACTCTTCCACGCTCTTAGTCAGGCGGGGGTTAAACCTGCTCTCCTCGCCCACGGTGGAGGCCGTCTGACCTGCAGCACAGGGTTAACAGACCTGTTAGCAATACAACACAATGATGATTCAATGACTACACTCAACTGTAGAACACACAGTCTGATCTGGCTTAGGAATGACTCAGAAGAGAACACAGAGTTGAAAATTAAAGTAGACAAATGGTGAAGAGTGGTGGTACAGTACACCGGACAAGTTAACTTCGTAAAGTCTATGGAAAGGATAGTCATAGCATTGTGAGAGTATACAAGCCTTCTGGGTATGCTTGTACAAAATAGTTGGTGAGGCTATCCCCAAGAGCATAGATGTAAAAAAGGAAATCTTGCAAGGAAAGGGGGTCAGGGAATACACAAGGATATACACATTATAGTGGAATACAAACACATTGCATAAAGAGGATGTCTTGTCAACCTTTGTAGTCATGTGCAGGGAAGACGAGACACTGAGGAGGTAATGTAAAGATCTTCTGGTGGACTGATTCATAGAGCCTCCTAGAGCAGCCTGGGAAGTAGAGAAACAAACAGATCAGGGTTGTTTTCATTGGACCCCAAAcaaacggactgaaacagggagtgactacctggacttgtccgATAAGAAACACTCATTCACGTTTTTCTGTTCCAAAACTTTTACTGTTGCTTGCCCTATTGAACATAACCCAGGAGTAGGCAAGTAGTACAATGACTATTTGTGATCAGACTACACTGAAAAAAGGTTACAATACTGCCACCTTGTGTCCACTAAGCATAACTACAAAATCAATGCAACAAGTGTGGGTGAGGCAATGATCCACAAACTTTTCATGCATTGTTTAAAATAAGTCCTGACCAAAGAATTGGGAAACAATAGTGTATAGGGATGAAAGACTGTGACATACCCTGATAATATCTCCATGGCTAGATATATCACCACAGAGGCCAAAAATCAGAGAGAATATGACGTGAGTCACACTATAGTACTGTGTTGGCTTAGATActttattttcactttgtcatgtcCAGCATGGATTCAGCCTGGTGGATGCCCGGCCAATGCATTACAGTACAATTTGTCTTGGTTCTGCTCGGTTTAGCTATGTAGTGTGGAAAAGGTTACCCTGCTGGAAGTCTGTCCTTCCACAGCCCCTGATTAGCAGTGTGTCCCCAGTGAAAGCCATGCTCTGGTCCTCTGTCACCAACGTCACACAGCCGTCTGTGTGCCCTGGAGTCTCCCTCACCGTCAGATACTGAGGGACGAGAGAGGCAGTAAGAGGGATTTCAGAAAACAAGTGAGGGGAAGTAAAGAGAAGAAAGGGGGTGTGAAGGAGAGATGAAGGTGAATAAAGCCGAAGCATTTAGAGCAGTCGTCAACAACCCTGATCCTGGAGAGTAACAGTACATGATGTGTCGGCTTTTGTTTCAGCCCAGCACTCGTACTCAGTTGAACCAAAACCCTGTAAACCTATGACTTTCCAGGACCAGTGATTTTGGGTGACCACAAATTGGGGTAGGTCCAGACCCATACTGTATTCTCTATAGCTATATGGCTGTAGGTAGGTCTGTCCTCACATGTTTGCCAAAGCTGATCTTATCTCCCTCTGATAGCAGAATGTCTGCACTGGCCCCGCTGTGCTTGGAGATGGCACTCTTCATCCCAAACAGCCTGTTCTTCAGCTGTCCCGTGCCTGTGATGTGGTCTGCATGGCAGTGAGTGTTCActaatcgggggggggggggggggggggtggaacagGGTAGTGTGAGTTGTATGTCAtcattaacttcttgagaatacagggggtgctattttcccattagcataatttgccctacagattaaactgcctcttattcaattattgctcttactatatgcatataaataataccattggaaagaaaacaatctctagtttctaaaaccgtttcaattttgtctctgagtgatacacaagtcatttgacagcactttccctgaccaagaagtagaatgcaagaagtctatgctcgcttcaacgctctgcctatatatggtcatgacccctatgaccagaaacacacttcattcgccttcctctgggtgtcaagaggacgtcagaggagaaattctttgtttatctggtactgacgtgaaataagacctatttctttggcgtgaccgacaacttccggttttctgattcgcacgagttggagctgcgattgtgtactgttttgctggcgttatggatgaaatctccgtgtcgaattttgtttgatacatgtgaccatatcatcgtaatgtatgttttttcaatatagtttaatcagattatttgaattttttcgggagttttgtggtgttccgttgtctgattttatttacgtttgagagatccgtgccactcgaccagtacctgtgctaaatggagtgggaaaggaacaattctgaacggaaccaacgactcatcttgacaaaggacactttgatcaacattctgatgaaagatcagccatagtaagacccaatttacgatgttatatcatatctgttgtgcatgtgaactggccgtgggcgcctagccgaatctgcctggtatagctatgctaatttagcgctacattttgttttcgttataaaacatttaataaatctgaaatattgtttggattcaccagatgttgggctttcaatatctgtacgctgtgtatttttctgaaatgttttaagatgagtaattcgttatatgacgttggtctctgtaattgttctggctgggtcagcactatttcagattgcagctgcaatgtagaactgtgatttatacctgaaaaatgcaaatttttccaaaaaaaaactatgctataccataaatatgttatcagactgtcatcttatgaagttgtttcttggttagtggctatatatatttttatttagtcgaattagtgatagctactgacgcaggaaaaaactattgggagtaaaaaaatcgtgtcctttgctaacgtggttagctaatagatttacatattgtgtcttccctgtaaaacattttaaaaatctgaaatggtggctttattcacaagacctgtatctttcatctggtgtcttggacttgtgatttaatgatatttagatgctacaagttacttgtgacgctatgctagctatgctactcagtggggggggggggggtgctaccggatcagggttggtgactcgtgagaagtttttAACAAGAATACTATAAACAAGGAGATCAAAATGGATGtaggatcagtgtgtgtgtgtgtgtgtgtgtgtgtgtgtgtgtgtgtgtgtgtgtgtgtgtgtgtgtgtgtgtgtgtgtgtgtgtgtgtgtgtgtgtgtgaggagtgaGTTAGTGTGTAAGTGAGTGAGTCAGTCTGTGCATGTCTAtatgtgtgtggacgtgttaGCGAGCGCATGCTTGTGTGTTTGTCCATGTTTTAGAGACATCCAAGTTACCTGCCACTTTCAGGTTGAAACCCAGTTCCTCTGTGAGTTTCAGATCCCTGTCCACTGTCTCCAGTACTGGATCAATGAGGACCGCCTCCCTGCTCTCTGTATCAGCCAGTAGATAGGTGTAGGTGCTGctcactgactcaaacagctgtAAAGGTTGGAACAAGCAAGGACAAGTGAGTGAGTAACGACAGGTTATAAAAGGTGAGGGGGCAGTACAGTATGCTATTGCATAACGCACATCCTGCCTGTATATTAGTCATGGATGATAACATTTGGGGTGTGGTCTTTTATGGTGATAAGTGGTTTGCTATTTTCTGTGTCAAGTGTCACTGTCAAGGTGGATTTTCATACAAGAGAAGGGTGCAATTGCGGCCAGCAATTGGAGGCAGTGCTgcatgtgggcattcctgcatctaCAGGAACCCCCATTTATCCTTCTATTGGTCAATTTTTAAACTAGGACTCCCTTACGAAGGCGCTcatgtacagtaggtggcggtaatgcagcATAAAGTTGGATGCCAAGCGCAGATAAACACCACAGAAGAAGAGGCGGGAGTAACAACCGTAGCTTGCTAGGACAAcagtagacagtgtccttcgccccTGCTCTCCCACATTTCTGTTAACGAGGATAGTTGTTCAGTAGACGTTTAGGACACTAACAagctaggactccggtacacagccgGTGGGAGAGGTAGCTAGCACACCGGTAGACCGTGTATTTCGCCCCCGCGTGTCGGGCACTGGTTTCCCGCAGTTCTGCTAACGACGGCAGGTGTTCGTAAGCGGGAGTGAACGACGCTCCGGTACACAGCAGACAccggtagctaactagctagctaggacacCGGTAGACAGTGTCATTCGCCCCCGAAAAACTCAGATAACACTTATTTCCGTTTTGACATAGAGTGGGGTGGATTTTAATCGCATAGACAATCAGGGTAATTCCAGAATATCAAGTGTCACACAAGCATGAAGATGGCGTGCTATTGTTATAATGTAATGGTTACCTAGTTTGGTTTGTTTAGATTTGAGTTATTACAAATCTTAAGTGGGTTTTTTTTTGCCAGAAAGTGTAAACATTTCCATTTGAATACGCCCCCTCTACTGCTACAGTTCCGCTAGCTTTCTACATTGTTGTACAATTGTTTGAAAACAATAAAACAACTAAGGATGTCTGGAAAATACGTTCCCCCTAATTTTGTGAACCAAGACACATTTTTATGAATTCTCATGTTGACCTATTGCAAAATACTTGTTTACATGCAGTGAAAAAAAAGTATTCCTATTTTCACTGTGCTTCCAAAAAGTCGGCGCCCAATTGAAACTTCAGCCTATAACTTGCCAAACGTTGGCCCaaagcaaaaaatatatacattattGCAGTGGCTAACTCACCTGCCGGAAGAAAGGCCCTTTTCCCAACTCCATCCTGGCGCAGTAAGGTCGTATGAtgactgattccagaggctgcttGCTGGTGCGTAAGCCCGGGCCCATGTGGGCTGGAACTTTACGCAAGTGCCCGGTTGTTTGGAGGCACAGCGTGTAGGCCAGAGCAGGTTTCAGTCGGTTTACAATTGAACACATTTTTTCTCCACGGTGATTTAACTGACACTGCGACGGGCAGGGTAGAAATCCCAGAACTAAAAGCCGACGAGTTTGTTGTGTCCCAATCCTTTGTAGTGGTCCGCTGTCTTTGCAGTATATTTGGCTATAGCCTAAAACAAAATTTGCATGGTAGGCACAAATGTTGTAGCTATATTGACTTATTGTGCATGTAGCCAGGAAGTCCAAAAAAATCTGATAAGGGAGCCTACTCCTTGCGAATCTCCAAGAACTAAACAAGAGCAGTGGACATGTGCAAGATGTCAACACTtcaacgcgcgcacacacacacacacacacacaaactcagcaaaaaaagaaacgtccctttttcaggacactgtctttcaaagataattcgtaaaaatccaaataacttcacatatcttcattgtaaacactgtttcccatgcttgttcaatgaaccataaacaattaatgaacatgcaccagtagaacgtcgttaagacactaacagcttacagactgtaggcaattaaggtcacagttatgaaaatttaggacactaaagaggcctttctactgactctgaaaaacaccaaaagaaagatgcccagggtccctgctcatctgcatgaactcTGGAGCGGCATCGatatggagggtccgtcatggtctggggcagtgtgtcacagcatcatcggactgagcttgttgtcattgcaggcaatctcaacgctgtgcgttacagggaagacctcctcctccatcatgtggtacccttcctgcaggctcatcctgacatgacaatccagtatgacaatgccaccagccatactgctcgttctgtgcgtgattttctgcaagacaggaatgtcagtgttctgccatggccagcgaagagcccagatctcaatcccattgagcacgtctgggacctgttggatcggagggtgaggactagggccattccccccagaaatgtccgggaacttgaaagtgccttggtggaagagtggggtaacatctcccagcaagaactggcaaatctggtgcagtccatgaagaggagatgcactgcagtacttaatgcagctggtggccacaccagatactgactgttacttttgattttgaccccccccccctttgttcagggacacattataccatttctgttagtcacatgtctgtggtacttgttcagtttatgtctcatttgttgaatattgttatgttcatacaaatatttacacaagtaaagtttgctgaaaataaacacagttgacagtgagaggacatttctttttttgctttgttttagggtcagggttagtcagagttcagtgtgtcactATGACAGTGCACATGGGTGTATTTATATAACAAGTTATTTGGCACTGCTTTCTGCCCTTCGTGACTATTGTCAGCAACTCCAGAAAGGAAACAAACCCAGTCCCAGTTGAATCCAACAATCCATGCATTATTATGAGTAATTAACCATAATGGTTTGAATGAGAATGTGCTTTCAATAAAATTACAAATATTGAATGCCAAGCAAAAATACATAATACTTTAATATTTTGCATAAATGTAAGTGGTCGCATTACTGCTAATAAAATCTAGCTGTCAGAGGTATAATTCATTGTTGTTGGGGTTCCAGATTCTTCAAATGTGTCCATCTGTAAAAGAGTCAAAATGATGACATGGAGTGGTGCATTTTCACATTCAGAGAAGCACTGACCCAGTTCTGTGTGGCTGGTGC
This genomic interval carries:
- the LOC139564328 gene encoding persulfide dioxygenase ETHE1, mitochondrial-like yields the protein MCSIVNRLKPALAYTLCLQTTGHLRKVPAHMGPGLRTSKQPLESVIIRPYCARMELGKGPFFRQLFESVSSTYTYLLADTESREAVLIDPVLETVDRDLKLTEELGFNLKVAVNTHCHADHITGTGQLKNRLFGMKSAISKHSGASADILLSEGDKISFGKHYLTVRETPGHTDGCVTLVTEDQSMAFTGDTLLIRGCGRTDFQQGCSRRLYESVHQKIFTLPPQCLVFPAHDYKGQTASTVGEESRFNPRLTKSVEEFVDIMTNLNLPKPAKIDIAVPANLVCGLHEV